From Vigna unguiculata cultivar IT97K-499-35 chromosome 5, ASM411807v1, whole genome shotgun sequence, the proteins below share one genomic window:
- the LOC114185988 gene encoding phosphatidylinositol/phosphatidylcholine transfer protein SFH9 — protein sequence MPDLEEVLAQENERGRSLEPETSEDEWRKSRARSLRRKAMTASTRLSYSLRKRNTRVADSEFASIFIEDVRDANEEKAVNSFRQVLLTRDLLPDSHDDYHTMLRFLKARKFDIDKTVQMWEDMLRWRKEYGVDSILKDFVYKEYGEVQRYYPHGYHGVDKEGRPVYIERLGQVEPSKLMSVTTVDRFLKYHVQGFEKMFKEKFPACSIAAKRHIDKTTTILDVQGLNWVSFSKVAHDLVMRMQKIDGDNYPETLNQMFVVNAGSGFKLLWNTAKGFLDPRTTAKIHVLGNKFQNRLLEIIDSSQLPDFLGGSCSCPNDGGCIRSNKGPWNDPNIWKILHSREAMKLTKFGSSSVANEVDMKSYTSKVTSSEISETVSASAARLSPSASVQSVPSSDKKTTRDCAPSANLLEPVNAARDVGDVDLTGDSSNNYLRRLPQKPIPYITSILAQIAVKLLTCIYVVLAALGRLFMVRSVDKQPRNHERTQSAQSNFQEHLINAAIKEPLWQRLQNLEAVVTEMANKPKTIPPEKEDILQESLSRIKCIEYDLQKTKKALLATASKQVQLAESLESLKEGRFDGSNSCWPKNRSYGPGR from the exons ATGCCAG ATTTAGAGGAAGTATTAGCTCAAGAAAATGAGAGGGGTAGAAGTTTGGAGCCTGAAACCTCCGAGGATGAGTGGCGGAAGTCTCGAGCTAGATCTCTTAGGAGAAAAGCAATGACTGCTTCAACAAGACTTAGTTATAGTCTCAGGAAGCGTAATACACGTGTCGCAGATAGTGAATTTGCTTCAATTTTCATAGAAGATGTTCGCGATGCTAATGAGGAAAAAGCTGTGAATTCATTTCGTCAGGTGTTACTTACAAGGGATCTGCTTCCAGATTCCCATGATGATTATCATACAATGCTGAG GTTTCTGAAGGCCAGGAAATTTGACATCGATAAAACAGTTCAGATGTGGGAAGATATGCTCCGCTGGAGGAAGGAGTATGGAGTAGATTCTATTTTAAAG GACTTCGTATATAAGGAGTATGGAGAGGTTCAGCGTTATTATCCACATGGTTACCATGGTGTGGACAAAGAGGGCCGACCGGTTTATATTGAAAGACTTGGTCAAGTTGAACCCAGCAAGTTGATGAGTGTCACAACAGTAGATCGATTTTTAAAGTATCATGTTCAGGGATTTGAGAAAATGTTTAAAGAGAAATTTCCAGCATGTTCTATTGCAGCAAAGAGACATATTGATAAGACAACAACAATACTTGATGTGCAAGGCCTG AATTGGGTGAGTTTCAGCAAGGTTGCACATGATCTTGTTATGCGCATGCAAAAAATTGATGGTGATAACTACCCTGAG ACATTAAACCAGATGTTTGTAGTTAATGCGGGTAGTGGGTTCAAACTACTATGGAATACTGCAAAAGGTTTTCTTGATCCAAGGACGACGGCCAAAATACAT GTTTTAGGTAACAAGTTTCAGAACAGATTGTTAGAGATTATAGACTCGAG CCAACTTCCAGATTTCCTTGGTGGCAGTTGTTCATGCCCAAATGATGGAGGGTGTATTAGATCTAACAAAGGGCCTTGGAATGATCCTAACATTTGGAAA ATATTACATTCTAGAGAAGCAATGAAGCTGACAAAGTTTGGAAGTTCCTCGGTTGCTAATGAGGTAGATATGAAGTCATATACCAGCAAG GTTACAAGCTCTGAAATATCTGAAACTGTATCAGCATCAGCAGCAAGATTGAGTCCTTCAGCTTCGGTTCAATCAGTTCCTTCTAGTGATAAA AAAACAACGAGAGACTGTGCACCTAGTGCAAACCTACTCGAGCCAGTTAATGCTGCCAGAGATGTTGGGGATGTTGATTTAACAG GTGATTCAAGCAACAATTATCTCAGAAGACTTCCACAGAAACCAATTCCCTATATTACAAGTATTTTGGCTCAAATCGCAGTCAAATTGTTAACTTGTATTTATGTAGTACTTGCGGCATTGGGGAGATTGTTTATGGTTCGCTCTGTAGACAAACAACCAAGAAACCATGAGAGAACCCAATCAGCACAGTCCAATTTCCAGGAACATTTAATTAATGCTGCAATAAAAGAGCCACTTTGGCAGAGGTTGCAGAATTTAGAGGCGGTGGTTACTGAGATGGCCAATAAACCTAAAACAATTCCTCCTGAAAAAGAGGATATTCTTCAAGAATCATTAAGTCGTATAAAATGTATAGAATATGACTTGCAAAAAACAAAGAAG GCCCTGCTTGCAACTGCTTCAAAGCAAGTTCAGCTTGCCGAGTCATTGGAAAGCTTAAAAGAGGGTAGATTTGAT GGGTCAAACTCATGTTGGCCTAAAAATAGAAGTTATGGCCCAGGAAGATGA